A single genomic interval of Methanorbis rubei harbors:
- a CDS encoding DNA primase large subunit PriL → MRLAVEPRDLTHYPFLKESQEFLAARGIKMNELASSALGRKYLDSAVERVKYAIDGKEMYPESQDFVADIATYVLARVLVSCVKDRNLIDRLARMEAKRAYYYLQEEENAKLKNHVCETLGISFGTGAMPVIRYVELASAVREPKWRLINRDVEAGTVKISDDEQDILLRERIRKIFSSQLPLSIPPSMEHEFVPWCEKISASLQERTLAEFGAIDESAYPPCIQALIAGASAGVNLSHSGRFAMTAFLNNIGMTPAQVAGIFARSPDFNPDMTIYQVDHITTHEYTTPACQTMLTHGICVNRDAQCDKVSHPLNYYRAKKKLLERKRLRAEAAVKVASESIPAEKQDD, encoded by the coding sequence ATGCGTCTCGCCGTCGAGCCGCGCGACTTAACCCATTATCCTTTTTTGAAAGAGTCCCAGGAGTTTCTTGCCGCCCGCGGCATCAAGATGAACGAACTCGCTTCATCGGCTCTCGGGCGAAAGTATCTTGACTCAGCAGTTGAGCGGGTAAAGTATGCGATCGACGGCAAAGAGATGTACCCTGAGTCACAGGACTTTGTCGCAGACATTGCCACCTATGTTCTTGCCCGCGTGTTAGTCTCCTGCGTCAAAGACCGCAACCTCATTGACCGTCTTGCACGAATGGAAGCAAAACGTGCCTACTATTATCTGCAGGAAGAGGAGAATGCCAAACTGAAAAATCATGTCTGCGAAACGCTCGGCATCAGTTTTGGTACCGGCGCAATGCCGGTCATCAGGTACGTGGAGCTTGCCTCAGCCGTCCGCGAACCCAAGTGGCGGCTGATCAATCGTGATGTGGAAGCAGGAACGGTGAAGATCTCTGATGATGAGCAGGACATTCTGCTTCGCGAACGAATCAGAAAAATATTTTCTTCCCAGCTTCCTCTCTCCATCCCGCCGTCGATGGAACATGAGTTCGTGCCATGGTGCGAAAAAATATCAGCGTCTTTGCAGGAAAGAACGCTCGCCGAGTTTGGCGCAATCGATGAGTCCGCGTATCCACCCTGCATTCAGGCGTTGATCGCAGGGGCATCTGCTGGGGTGAACCTCAGCCACTCAGGAAGATTTGCCATGACGGCATTTCTGAACAACATCGGCATGACGCCTGCACAGGTTGCAGGAATTTTCGCACGAAGCCCAGATTTTAATCCTGACATGACCATATATCAGGTGGATCATATCACCACGCATGAGTACACAACGCCTGCCTGTCAGACGATGCTCACTCACGGCATCTGCGTCAACCGTGACGCACAGTGCGACAAAGTGTCTCATCCGCTGAATTATTATCGGGCAAAGAAAAAACTTCTCGAAAGAAAACGTCTTCGTGCGGAAGCTGCTGTAAAGGTTGCAAGCGAAAGCATCCCCGCGGAAAAACAGGACGATTAA
- a CDS encoding 30S ribosomal protein S17e produces the protein MGIKPSYIKSMGVALMEQHGKSFNNSFDDNKKVVSEITTIESKSIRNRVAGFITRKVNTHNRRR, from the coding sequence ATGGGAATTAAGCCAAGCTATATCAAGTCAATGGGCGTCGCCCTTATGGAACAGCACGGAAAGAGCTTCAACAACAGCTTCGATGACAACAAGAAGGTTGTCTCCGAGATCACCACCATCGAGAGCAAGAGCATCCGCAATCGCGTTGCCGGATTCATCACTCGCAAGGTCAATACCCACAACCGCCGCAGGTAA
- a CDS encoding TATA-box-binding protein yields MSGLPDESLKIENVVASTKVNDKLDLLVLAAQIPGAEYNKQRFPGVVLRMQNPKIAALVFGSGKVVLTGAKSIDSLTKGLEYLVGLLRDLNIEIVDNPTYSIQNIVTSADLGSRINLNKIAMSFNLDKIEYEPEQFPGLVYRLDDPKVVVLLFGSGKLIITGGKKPEDAKRAVQKIYKDLSDMKML; encoded by the coding sequence ATGTCAGGTCTGCCCGATGAATCTTTGAAGATCGAAAATGTGGTCGCATCGACAAAGGTAAATGATAAACTGGATCTCCTTGTGCTCGCGGCACAGATCCCTGGTGCAGAATATAATAAACAGCGGTTTCCGGGAGTCGTGCTGCGAATGCAGAATCCGAAAATTGCCGCACTGGTTTTTGGCTCAGGAAAAGTTGTACTGACCGGTGCAAAAAGTATTGACAGTCTTACCAAAGGTCTTGAATATCTGGTCGGCCTTCTGCGCGACCTCAATATTGAAATCGTCGACAACCCTACCTACAGCATCCAGAATATTGTTACGTCAGCCGACCTTGGCTCGCGCATCAATCTCAACAAAATTGCGATGAGTTTCAACCTCGACAAGATTGAGTATGAACCTGAACAGTTCCCTGGTCTCGTCTACCGGCTCGATGATCCAAAAGTTGTTGTCTTACTATTCGGCTCAGGCAAACTGATCATCACCGGCGGCAAAAAACCCGAGGACGCAAAACGTGCGGTACAGAAGATCTACAAGGATCTCTCAGACATGAAAATGCTCTGA
- a CDS encoding class I adenylate-forming enzyme family protein yields MVTYAEDVKKSLYTMLKYGSERAGRDGPAVAYYGHYISYGELMDDVHACAAGLRAHGVRAGDHVTVFLPNIPQCVIAVYAINMIGAVSNMVHPLSTTGEIGYAVDLTQSKHILTCEINEGLCSGMDVEIIRCRTPSYFPKSPKGYLMGWVYRRAVRKYLIGENVRKITEWESLMADGRASLASDGLPAHAGEPEDTAVIMYTGGTTGTSKGVMLSNFAVNTVAVQLVVGVGGELIKVGDAFLAILPMFHAFGLAVTAHTPLSAGLKVVLLPRFDAKECAHTILKEKTAFIAGVPAMYERMYTEFDGKDLSFIKLIVAGGDSVGGSLINRYNQLLRQGNCTAKFRPGYGLTEACSVCALTGAEYQTIPTGCVGVPLQGNRICTVEPGTTTVVPDGVEGELCLFSDANMTGYYRNKEATDAVLKLHDDGRIWLHTGDIVKIDPPTGNICFRSRHKRMIKVNGYNVYPMMIEEVMQTHPDVKEVCAIGIPWKRDTRVKLYVTMKHKMDPADAERKLIEYAVARLNRWSVPAVVEVVAALPRTKMEKTDYRALEELELKKNTSR; encoded by the coding sequence GTGGTAACTTATGCAGAGGACGTGAAAAAGTCCCTTTATACAATGCTCAAATACGGCTCGGAGCGGGCGGGACGGGACGGTCCGGCTGTCGCCTACTACGGCCACTATATCAGTTACGGCGAACTGATGGACGATGTTCATGCATGTGCTGCAGGACTCCGTGCCCATGGTGTGCGTGCGGGAGATCATGTAACCGTGTTCCTCCCCAACATTCCCCAGTGCGTCATTGCGGTGTATGCGATAAATATGATCGGCGCGGTCTCGAACATGGTGCACCCGCTGTCAACCACCGGCGAGATAGGATACGCTGTTGACCTGACCCAGAGCAAACACATTCTCACCTGCGAGATAAACGAAGGTCTCTGTTCAGGAATGGATGTTGAGATCATCAGATGCAGGACCCCTTCCTACTTCCCCAAGTCACCGAAAGGATATCTGATGGGCTGGGTCTACCGCCGGGCTGTCAGAAAATATCTCATCGGAGAAAATGTCAGAAAAATAACCGAGTGGGAAAGTCTGATGGCCGATGGCCGAGCATCTCTTGCAAGCGACGGACTTCCGGCTCACGCCGGAGAGCCTGAGGACACCGCTGTTATTATGTACACCGGCGGAACGACCGGTACCTCCAAAGGTGTCATGCTCTCCAACTTCGCGGTCAACACCGTTGCCGTGCAGCTGGTTGTCGGTGTCGGCGGCGAACTGATCAAAGTCGGCGACGCATTTCTTGCCATCCTTCCGATGTTTCACGCGTTCGGTCTTGCGGTCACCGCACACACTCCGCTCTCTGCCGGACTCAAGGTTGTCCTTCTGCCGCGGTTTGATGCAAAAGAATGTGCCCACACTATTCTGAAAGAAAAGACTGCGTTCATCGCCGGCGTTCCTGCGATGTATGAGCGGATGTACACCGAGTTTGATGGAAAAGATCTCTCGTTCATCAAGCTGATCGTTGCCGGCGGTGACAGTGTAGGCGGCAGTCTGATCAACCGGTACAACCAGCTTCTGCGACAGGGAAACTGCACCGCAAAGTTCAGGCCCGGCTACGGCCTGACCGAGGCATGCAGTGTGTGCGCCCTGACCGGTGCAGAGTATCAGACTATTCCTACCGGCTGTGTCGGTGTTCCCCTGCAGGGCAACCGCATCTGTACGGTTGAGCCGGGAACGACCACCGTCGTCCCGGACGGCGTGGAAGGAGAACTCTGTCTCTTCAGCGACGCGAACATGACCGGCTACTATCGCAACAAAGAGGCAACCGATGCAGTACTGAAGCTTCATGATGACGGCCGCATCTGGCTGCACACCGGTGACATCGTCAAAATCGATCCTCCGACCGGCAACATCTGCTTCCGGTCGCGACACAAGCGGATGATAAAAGTCAACGGCTACAATGTCTACCCCATGATGATCGAAGAGGTGATGCAGACGCATCCTGATGTCAAGGAGGTTTGTGCGATCGGTATTCCCTGGAAGCGTGACACCAGGGTCAAGCTGTATGTGACGATGAAACATAAGATGGATCCGGCAGATGCTGAGCGGAAACTCATCGAGTACGCAGTTGCCAGACTCAACCGGTGGAGCGTTCCGGCTGTTGTCGAAGTAGTTGCCGCACTCCCGAGAACCAAAATGGAAAAAACCGACTACCGAGCTTTAGAAGAACTGGAGCTCAAGAAGAACACGTCCCGATAA
- a CDS encoding thiamine-phosphate synthase family protein, giving the protein MSAAEQSQVLKALQQAHGKVMNLSRYLQPSGGVSLAYAIKNPRDIKDVAVIRGTGIGFGTDDPLVRVLLTVTRFDPDCRAVGTIRYTEEIAQVVRETIRDVAEYDPGKFPSGIISMDWGIASCCKDGVPLAIISTESKNTEPMIRFLGANPEKVANRMLIISERLTYTDI; this is encoded by the coding sequence ATGTCGGCAGCAGAACAGTCTCAGGTCCTGAAAGCACTCCAGCAGGCACACGGAAAAGTCATGAACCTTTCCCGTTACCTCCAGCCCTCGGGCGGCGTCTCCCTTGCATATGCAATCAAAAATCCCCGCGACATCAAAGATGTGGCAGTGATCCGTGGGACGGGAATTGGATTCGGTACCGATGATCCGCTTGTCCGCGTACTTCTGACGGTGACGCGGTTTGATCCTGACTGCCGTGCGGTTGGCACCATCCGCTACACCGAAGAGATCGCTCAGGTTGTCAGGGAAACCATACGGGATGTTGCCGAGTATGATCCGGGAAAGTTTCCCTCAGGTATCATCAGCATGGACTGGGGTATTGCCTCCTGCTGCAAGGACGGTGTTCCTCTGGCAATTATCAGCACTGAATCGAAAAATACTGAGCCGATGATCCGCTTCCTTGGTGCAAATCCTGAGAAAGTGGCAAACAGAATGCTTATCATATCAGAACGACTTACATATACAGACATCTGA
- a CDS encoding transcription factor S — protein sequence MMFCPKCGKLMKTKEGKLSCAQCGYVEEISSAEKEQMKKVAYMQENDILIVDEDMSIETKPTCAVKCPNCGHGVAEWWLRQLRSADESEVRFFRCTKCKHTWREYD from the coding sequence ATGATGTTCTGTCCGAAATGCGGGAAATTAATGAAGACCAAAGAAGGGAAACTAAGCTGTGCACAGTGCGGATATGTGGAAGAGATTAGTTCCGCAGAAAAGGAACAGATGAAAAAAGTCGCCTATATGCAGGAGAATGACATCCTGATTGTTGATGAGGACATGTCCATTGAGACAAAACCAACCTGTGCAGTTAAATGTCCGAACTGTGGTCATGGCGTTGCCGAGTGGTGGCTTCGTCAGCTCCGCAGTGCTGATGAATCCGAGGTCCGTTTCTTCCGCTGCACCAAATGCAAACACACCTGGCGCGAATACGATTAA
- a CDS encoding beta-CASP ribonuclease aCPSF1, which produces MQVEDRLKELKDTINRKVPRGVTVTDVEYEGPEMVIYTDDPKRFAEEQDLIRTLARDLRKRIVVRPNILGDTEQAYDMIKSVVPDTAGITDIFFDTDTGEVLIEAEKPGVVIGKNGGTLRDITMKTGWTPKVVRTPPIPSTTIKQVRQFLRETRDERKEFLRRCGRRIHRDSIYTGRDKEQWLRLTTLGCCRQVGRAAFLLSTPESKVLIDCGESPGATGSASSPFLNVPEIYPFTTLDAVVLTHAHLDHSAYVPLLYRYGYDGPVYTTPATRDTAAMLQLDYLDVNNKEDKVPPYSSNEIREFVKHTIALGYGDVTDIAPDLKLTLHNAGHILGSAIAHFNVGNGLYNIAFTGDFFYSKSRLFNPAVSQFPRLEALMMESTYGGSEDFSPSRKEAEERLYEVINTTVTRGGKVLIPAFAVGRSQELMLALEEGFRNGLLPKCKIYLDGMIKEATALHTAYPEYLNNDLRNQIFRDNYNPFLAECFEQVDSQEKRQQIIFSDDPCVIISTSGMLNGGPVIEYLGNLAESEKNMLIFVGYQGDGTYGRRIQKGWREVPVGKKGSIVINMEVQTVEGFSGHADRRQLMNYVQYLQPKPERVFTIHGEESKTIDLASSIYKKYHIQTVAPQNLETYRLV; this is translated from the coding sequence ATGCAGGTTGAAGATAGACTCAAAGAACTGAAAGATACTATTAACCGGAAAGTACCACGCGGCGTTACCGTAACTGACGTCGAGTACGAAGGCCCGGAGATGGTGATCTACACCGACGATCCAAAGCGTTTTGCCGAGGAACAGGACTTAATCCGGACCCTCGCCCGCGATTTGCGCAAGCGTATTGTGGTCAGACCCAACATTCTCGGCGACACCGAGCAGGCGTACGACATGATCAAGAGCGTCGTCCCTGACACCGCAGGCATCACCGATATTTTCTTCGACACCGACACCGGTGAGGTGCTGATCGAAGCAGAAAAGCCAGGCGTTGTGATCGGCAAGAACGGCGGAACACTCCGCGACATCACGATGAAGACCGGCTGGACCCCAAAAGTCGTCCGAACACCGCCGATCCCGTCCACCACCATCAAACAGGTACGTCAGTTCCTTCGCGAGACCCGCGACGAACGAAAAGAGTTTCTCCGCAGATGCGGCCGCCGCATCCACCGCGACTCAATTTACACGGGCCGCGACAAGGAACAGTGGCTACGCCTTACGACCCTTGGATGCTGCCGTCAGGTAGGCCGTGCAGCGTTCCTCCTCTCAACCCCTGAAAGCAAAGTTTTGATCGACTGTGGAGAGTCGCCGGGCGCAACCGGCAGTGCTTCATCCCCGTTCCTGAATGTACCGGAGATCTATCCGTTCACCACTTTAGACGCAGTTGTCCTGACCCACGCACACCTCGACCACTCGGCGTACGTTCCGCTGCTCTACCGCTACGGCTATGACGGCCCGGTTTACACCACACCTGCAACCCGCGACACTGCGGCCATGCTGCAGCTGGACTACCTTGATGTGAACAACAAGGAGGACAAAGTTCCGCCGTACTCATCCAACGAGATCCGTGAGTTTGTCAAGCACACGATCGCTCTCGGCTATGGTGATGTGACCGACATCGCACCTGATCTGAAGCTGACCCTGCACAACGCAGGCCACATTCTCGGCTCTGCGATCGCTCACTTCAATGTCGGCAACGGTCTTTACAACATTGCGTTCACCGGCGACTTCTTCTACAGTAAGAGCCGGCTGTTCAACCCTGCGGTCTCCCAGTTCCCGCGTCTTGAGGCTCTGATGATGGAAAGTACCTACGGCGGATCCGAGGACTTCTCCCCATCCAGAAAGGAAGCTGAGGAGCGGCTGTATGAGGTCATCAACACGACCGTGACCCGCGGCGGCAAAGTTCTGATTCCGGCGTTCGCGGTCGGACGTTCGCAGGAGCTGATGCTTGCCCTTGAGGAGGGTTTCAGAAACGGCCTGCTGCCGAAGTGCAAGATCTACCTTGACGGCATGATTAAGGAAGCAACTGCTCTGCACACGGCATACCCCGAGTATCTGAACAATGATCTCAGAAATCAGATTTTCCGTGACAACTACAACCCGTTCCTTGCCGAGTGCTTTGAACAGGTTGATTCGCAGGAGAAGCGTCAGCAGATTATTTTCTCAGACGATCCGTGCGTTATCATCTCAACAAGCGGTATGTTAAACGGCGGTCCGGTCATTGAGTATCTGGGTAATCTCGCAGAGTCGGAAAAGAACATGCTGATCTTTGTCGGATATCAGGGGGACGGTACTTATGGCCGCAGGATTCAGAAGGGCTGGCGTGAGGTTCCGGTCGGTAAGAAGGGCAGCATTGTCATCAACATGGAGGTCCAGACGGTGGAAGGTTTCTCCGGTCACGCAGATCGCCGTCAGCTGATGAACTATGTCCAGTATCTGCAGCCGAAGCCGGAACGTGTGTTCACGATCCATGGCGAAGAGTCAAAGACGATCGATCTGGCAAGTTCGATCTACAAGAAATATCATATCCAGACGGTGGCTCCTCAGAATCTTGAGACCTACCGGCTGGTCTAA
- the psmB gene encoding archaeal proteasome endopeptidase complex subunit beta, translating to MSQEYQDVKTGTTTVGIVFQGGVVLATERRATMGSLIASKKAKKVHSITDRIGMTIAGGVGDAQQLVRIINVECNLYQIRRGKEISVGAAATILSNYLNQNRFSPYYVQLLVGGVDIGGPSVYSVDAAGGATLEEDFVSTGSGSLTAYGVLEDRFKPNMTETEAVDLAVRALRAAMRRDAASGEGYNVVVITRDKFEHVPEAKIAGMLPASSVTL from the coding sequence ATGTCACAGGAATATCAGGACGTTAAAACAGGAACTACCACAGTCGGTATTGTTTTCCAGGGCGGTGTTGTCCTTGCGACCGAACGGCGTGCCACCATGGGCTCCCTCATCGCCAGCAAAAAGGCAAAAAAAGTACACAGCATCACTGACCGGATCGGCATGACCATTGCCGGTGGCGTCGGCGATGCCCAGCAGCTTGTCCGCATCATCAACGTAGAGTGCAACCTCTACCAGATCCGCCGCGGAAAAGAGATCAGTGTCGGCGCTGCCGCAACCATTCTCTCCAACTATCTGAACCAGAACCGGTTCTCCCCGTACTATGTCCAGCTCCTCGTCGGCGGCGTTGACATCGGCGGACCCTCGGTCTACTCAGTGGACGCAGCAGGCGGCGCAACCCTTGAGGAAGACTTTGTCTCCACAGGCTCAGGCTCTCTCACCGCGTACGGTGTCCTTGAAGACCGCTTCAAACCAAACATGACCGAGACTGAAGCAGTTGACCTCGCGGTGCGGGCACTTCGTGCAGCCATGCGGCGTGACGCAGCATCCGGTGAAGGATATAATGTGGTGGTTATAACCCGGGATAAATTTGAACATGTCCCAGAGGCGAAAATAGCAGGGATGCTCCCGGCATCCTCTGTCACACTCTGA
- a CDS encoding HDIG domain-containing metalloprotein: MEKDEALALMQSHVKSDSLRGHCIATAAVMKGLAEELGEDAGLWEAIGILHDIDFEEIDEDMTRHGLAGYDILKNAGVGDEIAGPIRRHNHMLFGDGYTSPVEISLQVADSVSGLVIACAYVKGGNITEVSTKTVTKKYKTASFAAGCDRARIALGDELVPRDRMYEIAIREISLVKDQLGLV; the protein is encoded by the coding sequence ATGGAAAAAGATGAGGCTCTTGCACTCATGCAGTCGCACGTGAAGTCGGACTCTCTTCGCGGCCACTGCATTGCAACAGCTGCCGTAATGAAAGGACTTGCCGAAGAGCTCGGTGAAGACGCCGGACTCTGGGAGGCGATCGGCATTCTGCATGATATTGATTTTGAGGAGATAGATGAGGACATGACGCGTCACGGTCTTGCAGGATATGATATTCTCAAAAATGCTGGGGTCGGTGACGAGATAGCTGGTCCCATCCGCCGCCACAATCATATGCTGTTTGGAGACGGCTACACGTCCCCGGTCGAGATATCCTTGCAGGTTGCTGACAGTGTATCAGGCCTCGTGATCGCCTGCGCGTATGTGAAAGGCGGAAACATCACCGAGGTCTCAACAAAGACCGTCACAAAAAAATACAAGACCGCGTCCTTTGCCGCAGGTTGTGACCGTGCCCGTATTGCGCTTGGCGACGAGCTTGTTCCCCGCGACCGGATGTATGAGATTGCCATTCGCGAGATATCCCTCGTAAAGGATCAGCTGGGGCTTGTGTAA
- the dapA gene encoding 4-hydroxy-tetrahydrodipicolinate synthase gives MFEGVIPALITPFRDDASYSLDIEGLRTCIEHVIRGGVHGLLPCGSTGESATMTHAEHISVIEEAVSAANNRIPVIAGTGSNNTEEALFMTRAAKATGADGALLISPYYNKPNRSGLLKHYKKVADIGLPVVVYNIPGRTGQNLPADLIIEMAKTIPNIVAVKEASGNIDQMMAIIHGLEGVDRETPFVLTSGDDSLMLPVLSIGGKGCISVTANIEPKRMVAMYDSFVKGDMNGARKIHYELMELSKSLFVDVNPVPVKRAAEIRGHIKSGNVRLPLDSLSTEMTAKLREVLSHYD, from the coding sequence ATGTTCGAAGGTGTGATACCCGCACTCATCACTCCGTTCCGTGATGATGCATCCTATTCGCTTGATATCGAGGGTCTTCGAACCTGTATCGAGCATGTTATCCGCGGAGGAGTGCATGGTCTTCTTCCCTGCGGCTCTACGGGTGAGTCTGCAACCATGACGCATGCTGAGCATATCAGTGTCATTGAAGAAGCCGTCTCAGCTGCAAACAACCGCATCCCGGTAATTGCCGGAACCGGCTCCAACAACACCGAAGAAGCACTCTTCATGACCCGTGCCGCAAAAGCTACCGGTGCTGACGGTGCACTTCTCATCAGTCCGTACTACAACAAACCAAATCGCAGCGGTCTCTTGAAGCACTACAAAAAAGTCGCCGACATCGGCCTTCCGGTCGTGGTCTACAACATCCCAGGCAGGACCGGTCAGAACCTGCCAGCTGATCTGATCATCGAGATGGCCAAGACCATCCCGAACATTGTCGCGGTCAAAGAGGCAAGCGGCAACATCGATCAGATGATGGCAATCATTCACGGACTCGAAGGCGTGGACCGCGAGACTCCGTTTGTGCTGACATCCGGTGACGATTCTCTGATGCTTCCTGTACTTTCCATCGGCGGAAAGGGATGCATCTCGGTCACGGCAAACATTGAACCGAAACGAATGGTTGCCATGTACGATTCATTTGTAAAAGGCGATATGAACGGCGCACGAAAAATTCATTATGAACTCATGGAGCTCTCCAAGTCCCTGTTCGTGGATGTAAATCCGGTGCCGGTAAAACGTGCCGCAGAAATCCGAGGACACATCAAATCCGGAAATGTCCGGCTGCCGCTGGACTCACTCTCAACTGAAATGACTGCCAAATTACGGGAAGTGTTGTCACACTATGACTAA
- the artA gene encoding archaeosortase A, with translation MYPVLMLEQLIEVVVILSCIAFLLFLIPGRHQNYVAIVGWVAMEAVLLLMLPEFYAEGNFVYPLIAVVVIPCIYITVKRLLANDYNVRRLTYAASIAYLIYAPFAFIPALGNWLISVVVALVADVLTAIGVPFTMYNWNTFMGEVIPGLDFGFRVEVVLGCTGIQAIAILLGVVAIIPSSWKRKIGLFFLVTIPIFAVNIFRNAYVITAYTQQWYPWFQEWFPEPEMYGYASFFWAHNVFCELLALAVLVGVAFALFKLNPMMVTTLRDIGEVYYADLIALRDSIFGRKKSA, from the coding sequence ATGTACCCGGTTCTTATGCTGGAGCAATTGATCGAAGTTGTTGTCATCTTATCCTGTATTGCATTCCTGCTGTTCCTGATCCCCGGGAGACATCAGAACTATGTGGCAATTGTCGGATGGGTGGCAATGGAAGCTGTGCTCCTGCTCATGCTGCCTGAGTTTTATGCGGAAGGCAACTTTGTCTATCCGTTGATTGCAGTGGTAGTGATCCCCTGTATCTATATTACCGTGAAACGGCTCCTCGCAAACGATTACAATGTCCGGAGGCTCACCTATGCAGCTTCCATCGCATATCTGATTTATGCGCCGTTTGCGTTTATTCCGGCTCTGGGGAACTGGCTTATTAGTGTGGTCGTGGCTCTCGTGGCCGATGTTCTGACGGCAATTGGAGTACCGTTTACGATGTACAACTGGAACACGTTCATGGGAGAGGTGATCCCGGGCCTTGACTTCGGGTTCCGCGTTGAAGTGGTTCTCGGCTGTACCGGTATTCAGGCGATCGCCATTCTTCTTGGTGTGGTTGCAATTATTCCGTCGAGCTGGAAGAGAAAGATCGGCCTGTTCTTTTTGGTCACGATCCCTATCTTTGCAGTGAATATCTTCCGAAATGCCTACGTTATCACGGCATACACGCAGCAGTGGTATCCCTGGTTTCAGGAATGGTTCCCTGAGCCTGAGATGTACGGGTATGCAAGTTTCTTCTGGGCACACAATGTGTTCTGTGAACTTCTCGCGCTTGCGGTTCTGGTGGGTGTTGCATTCGCCCTTTTCAAACTCAATCCGATGATGGTAACGACACTTCGCGATATCGGCGAGGTGTATTATGCAGATCTGATCGCTCTCCGAGACAGCATCTTCGGACGGAAAAAATCCGCGTAA
- a CDS encoding HIT family protein: MSDCPFCDPDEMVIENDLAYAKFDLYPVSLGHILIISKRHVASWFDLTLEEQSAVVALADAAKKMLDEKYSPDGYNVGINCGIAAGQTVMHVHLHLIPRYAGDVPNPRGGIRAVIAAKQSY, translated from the coding sequence ATGTCTGACTGTCCGTTCTGTGATCCTGATGAGATGGTGATCGAAAATGATCTCGCGTATGCAAAGTTCGATCTCTATCCGGTCTCACTGGGGCACATACTGATCATTTCCAAGCGCCATGTTGCGTCGTGGTTTGATCTGACTCTGGAGGAACAGTCAGCGGTTGTTGCTCTTGCGGATGCTGCAAAGAAAATGCTGGATGAGAAGTATTCACCTGACGGCTACAATGTCGGGATCAACTGCGGGATTGCCGCGGGCCAGACGGTGATGCATGTTCATCTGCATCTGATTCCCCGCTATGCAGGCGACGTGCCAAATCCGCGTGGCGGTATCCGGGCTGTGATCGCGGCGAAGCAGAGTTATTGA
- a CDS encoding DNA polymerase sliding clamp — protein MLKATIEADIFRETIDAVSALVNECRLHVAESGIRTITVDTSNVAMVSLELEAGAFTTYAAEPAELGLDIEKIRAMMGMIGKSDIVALELDDSGKKLKISFGGYEYSITLLDTKTIRKDPNAPNLELPATFEISGAMFNDSIKAAAMVSDKISLSVNPDTKVFTLNAEGDSDRIKRELAGDDVHYITSAAARSLFSLDYLKDMGKSIGRADKVQIRLGNDHPVQFSFVYADGKGKIGYLLAPRIEAD, from the coding sequence ATGTTAAAAGCAACAATCGAAGCAGATATTTTCCGGGAGACAATTGACGCAGTCTCTGCACTGGTGAACGAATGCCGACTTCACGTCGCGGAGAGCGGCATCCGCACAATCACGGTTGATACCTCTAACGTTGCCATGGTCTCTCTTGAGCTCGAAGCAGGAGCATTTACCACCTATGCTGCTGAACCTGCAGAGCTCGGACTTGACATTGAAAAGATTCGTGCCATGATGGGTATGATCGGCAAATCCGACATCGTCGCACTCGAACTTGACGACTCAGGCAAAAAACTGAAGATCAGTTTCGGCGGATACGAATATTCAATAACGCTGCTGGACACCAAAACCATCAGAAAAGATCCGAACGCACCCAACCTTGAACTGCCGGCAACCTTTGAAATCTCCGGCGCAATGTTCAATGACTCGATAAAAGCTGCCGCAATGGTCTCTGACAAGATTTCTCTCTCCGTCAACCCGGATACGAAGGTCTTCACCTTAAACGCAGAAGGCGACAGCGACAGAATCAAACGCGAACTTGCAGGAGACGACGTCCACTATATCACGAGCGCTGCCGCACGTTCCCTCTTCTCCCTTGACTACTTAAAAGACATGGGCAAGTCGATTGGCAGAGCTGACAAAGTTCAGATCCGTCTCGGCAATGACCATCCGGTACAGTTCTCCTTTGTCTATGCAGATGGCAAAGGAAAGATCGGCTACCTCCTCGCCCCGAGAATCGAGGCAGACTGA